In Tenacibaculum sp. 190524A02b, the genomic stretch TAGCTAAAGAATTGATGGATAGAGATCATCATGTTATACTTGTTGACTACCAACCAACTAGTGAAATGATGATTATTGATTTTGCTTCTAAAATTAAAAAGAGATTACCTGAGAATATTCAGCTACATTCTTTAAAATTACAAGAAACAGATACAAGTTTCGCTGAATGGCATGCTAGTGAAAACTAGCATTTTATTTGCCATTAAATTCATTCATTGTATTTGAGAGTCCTGCAGTAATAAAAGAAGTTACTGCATTAACTGAAAAGGGGATACGTTCAATCATAGCACTTTCTTCTTCTCCACTCCATTCACCTAATACAAAGTCAACTTGTCTTCCTTTTCTATAATCAGCACCTACTCCGAAACGAAAACGAGGATACGCGCCTGTATTAAATTTATCTTGAATGTCTTTTAAACCATTATGGCCTCCAGAACTTCCTTTTCCTTTAATTCTAACCTTACCAAAATCAATATTCAAGTCGTCAGTAATTACCAATAAGTTTTCTACTTGAATATTTTCTTTTTTCATCCAATACATGACAGCTTTACCACTCAAATTCATATAAGTGTTAGGCTTTAATACAAAAACTGTTTTTCCTTTTATTTTTAACTTAGCTAGATCTCCTAGCTTTTCAGTTTCAAAACTCCCTTCGTTCTCCTTTACAAAAGCATCTACAATACGAAAACCAATATTGTGACGCGTATTATGGTATTTTTCACCAATATTTCCTAAACCTACAATTAAAAATTTTTTCATCGGATCTGTTTCTTTATCAGGTTGATTAGAATTCTTAAATACTGTTTTTAAATATGTAAAAATATTCATTGTTTTAAACTAAAAAAGCGCTACACAAGGTAACGCTTTTTATATTTTTTAAAACTAAGCTATTAACTTTCAGCTTCAGCAGCAGCTTTAGCAGCATTACGAGACATACGTACTTGAGCAACCACAGTGTTATCTGGGTGCAAGAATGTATATGCTTCATTTTTAAGCTCAGTAATATATAATTTATT encodes the following:
- the pth gene encoding aminoacyl-tRNA hydrolase; the encoded protein is MNIFTYLKTVFKNSNQPDKETDPMKKFLIVGLGNIGEKYHNTRHNIGFRIVDAFVKENEGSFETEKLGDLAKLKIKGKTVFVLKPNTYMNLSGKAVMYWMKKENIQVENLLVITDDLNIDFGKVRIKGKGSSGGHNGLKDIQDKFNTGAYPRFRFGVGADYRKGRQVDFVLGEWSGEEESAMIERIPFSVNAVTSFITAGLSNTMNEFNGK